Proteins encoded by one window of Rutidosis leptorrhynchoides isolate AG116_Rl617_1_P2 chromosome 7, CSIRO_AGI_Rlap_v1, whole genome shotgun sequence:
- the LOC139858841 gene encoding exocyst complex component EXO70C2-like, with protein MDDQDLPPPHTTTYQTSDNQTPPIDNQPTSVQSQHEQKIDQFISLLDSNDQSPPPEIIDPVHNFADLLDVKIAEYESGSKNWIQLEEDESSSFSFIESVDRTSKLLKSLSKFHSNENYVTAVNRISGIQQRAMSIIEDEYKSILDDYQTSYDRDQSNKIEEAKTKQLSVSVSNVGESSPETDLPDQSDQSEAVKDEFLGYSDEMISKLNKLVYGLIRGGHETECSEIYLFVRRNAIEQTLKQLSFEKYSIDEMQKLQWEPIEKEVVSWMNLFKLFCSSLLPSERKLADAVFSNYSAVADSLFSKLARIVLLYFLGFAEAVMMMKRSSDKLFKFLDIYQTLRDIIPQLEKLLSDVYMNPVRSAVSLINTVLGESIYSIFIELENSIKADSAKTAVPGGAVHPLTRYTMNYLKYACEYSNTLEQVFKEHRRIDRADSETDPGSEHDSSFQDNETPFRSQLVKIMDLLDANLETKSRLYRDNSLSLIFMMNNGRYILQKTKGTGEMRTLMGDSWVRRRSSDIRSYHTNYKRETWTRLLNCLSHEGLSVNGKVMKPVLKERFKSFNAMFDDIYRTQTTWVVSDEQLQSELRVSISAIVIPAYRSFMGRFSQVFTAGRQTEKYIKYQPEDIETCIEELFDGSAAQSSKKR; from the coding sequence ATGGACGATCAAGATCTACCACCTCCACACACCACCACCTACCAAACTTCCGATAATCAGACACCACCAATCGACAACCAACCGACGTCCGTACAATCTCAACACGAACAAAAAATCGATCAATTCATATCTCTACTAGACTCCAACGACCAATCTCCACCGCCTGAAATCATCGATCCAGTTCACAATTTCGCTGATCTTCTCGACGTTAAGATCGCCGAATACGAATCCGGTTCAAAAAATTGGATTCAACTCGAAGAAGACGAATCATCTTCGTTTTCATTTATCGAATCCGTTGATCGAACGTCTAAGCTTTTGAAATCGTTATCTAAATTTCATTCTAACGAAAATTACGTCACCGCGGTTAACAGGATTAGCGGTATACAGCAGCGTGCAATGTCGATAATCGAAGACGAATATAAATCGATCCTCGACGATTATCAAACGTCGTACGATCGAGATCAATCGAATAAAATCGAAGAAGCGAAAACGAAACAGCTTTCGGTTTCCGTTAGTAACGTCGGAGAGTCGTCGCCGGAAACGGATTTGCCGGATCAATCTGATCAATCGGAAGCCGTGAAAGATGAGTTTTTAGGTTATTCTGATGAAATGATATCGAAATTGAATAAATTAGTGTACGGATTGATTCGAGGTGGTCACGAAACAGAGTGTAGTGAAATCTATTTATTCGTTCGACGAAACGCGATCGAACAAACCTTGAAGCAATTGTCGTTTGAAAAATATTCAATTGATGAAATGCAGAAATTGCAATGGGAGCCGATTGAAAAAGAGgtagtttcatggatgaatttGTTCAAATTGTTCTGTAGTTCGTTGTTACCTAGCGAACGAAAGTTAGCAGACGCTGTGTTTTCGAATTACTCTGCTGTTGCTGATAGCTTGTTCAGTAAGCTAGCCAGAATTGTACTTTTATATTTTCTAGGGTTTGCAGAAGCAGTTATGATGATGAAACGATCATCTGATAAACTATTTAAGTTTCTAGATATTTACCAGACGTTACGAGATATCATCCCTCAGCTTGAGAAATTGTTATCTGATGTGTATATGAATCCGGTTAGGTCTGCTGTTTCGTTGATTAACACAGTCCTTGGTGAGTCTATTTACAGTATTTTTATCGAACTCGAAAACTCGATTAAAGCTGATTCGGCGAAAACAGCTGTACCTGGTGGAGCTGTTCATCCGTTAACTCGTTACACGATGAATTATCTAAAGTACGCGTGTGAGTACAGTAACACGTTGGAGCAAGTGTTTAAAGAGCATAGGAGAATCGATCGAGCGGATTCAGAGACAGATCCAGGATCAGAGCATGATTCGAGTTTTCAGGATAATGAGACACCGTTTCGGTCGCAGTTAGTTAAAATTATGGATCTGTTAGACGCGAATTTAGAAACGAAATCTAGGTTGTATAGGGATAACTCATTAAGTTTGATTTTCATGATGAACAATGGACGATATATATTACAGAAAACGAAAGGGACAGGCGAAATGAGGACGCTAATGGGGGACTCATGGGTTAGAAGACGGTCTTCTGATATAAGAAGTTATCATACGAATTACAAGCGAGAAACATGGACGAGGTTGTTGAATTGTTTGAGTCATGAAGGATTGAGTGTGAATGGGAAGGTAATGAAGCCGGTTTTGAAGGAACGATTCAAGAGTTTTAACGCGATGTTCGATGACATATATCGAACGCAGACGACTTGGGTAGTGAGTGATGAGCAGTTACAATCGGAGCTTCGGGTTTCGATATCGGCGATTGTGATACCGGCTTATAGGTCGTTTATGGGGAGGTTTAGTCAAGTGTTTACAGCAGGAAGGCAAACGGAGAAGTATATAAAGTATCAGCCGGAAGATATAGAAACGTGTATTGAAGAACTGTTTGATGGGAGTGCAGCTCAATCAAGCAAAAAGAGATAG